The genomic segment ACTTTCATACTTAGAAACCTAAATCACGTTCAATTTCTTCCATCTCAATAATATCATGTGCTTCTAAATTAGAAGGCACTACAGATAATTGAGCAGGAACAGCATTAAAATCGATCCCTTCTGCCACTACCACAAATGATTTTTTTAGTTTTTTATGTTGTTTAGCCAAAGGTAGCAACAATTTTAAATCTGCAAGAGTAACTGATGGATTATGAGATAAATCGATGATTACATTATGGGTATCAAATGCTGTTTTAGATTGTGACACTTTATCTAAAAATGAAGCGAAATCTCCTTGGGTATCTTGTATTGTTATGGTATGTCCTTTTTGATCTACTTTCATAAATGGGGAATTAAAACTAAAACAGTTTATTAAAATATAATTGCCAAGTTTATTTCAAATAAACTATTGAATTTTTGAAGCCAAAAGATAGATAACCGCCATTCGTATCGCTACACCGTTCTCTACTTGGTCTAAAATAACCGATTGTTGAGAATCGGCAACATCGCTCGTAATTTCGACACCACGATTAATTGGTCCGGGATGCATAATTACAATTTCTTTATTTAAGGAATCTAATAGATTTTTATCTACCCCATATTGTTGTGCATATTCTCTTGTTGAAGGAAAGTAATTAACGTCCATACGTTCATTTTGCACTCGTAACATATTAGCTACATCACACCATTCTAATGCCTTACGTAAGTTTGACTCAACTGTTACTCCAAGTGATTCAATGTATTTAGGAATCAAAGTTTTAGGCCCGCAAACCTTTACTTCGGCACCTTGCATTTGCAGGGCGTAGATATTAGACAAGGCAACACGAGAGTGTAAAATATCCCCCACAATGACCACTTTTTTACCCGCTACATTACCTAATTTTTCGCGGATGGAATAACTATCTAACAAAGCTTGTGTTGGATGTTCGTGTGCTCCATCTCCTGCATTAACTATACTTGCTTTTACGTTTTTAGATAAGAAATAAGCCGCACCTGGATTAGCATGACGCATTACTACCATATCCACTTTCATTGAAAGGATGTTATTTACAGTATCGATCAATGTTTCCCCTTTCTTAACTGAAGACTGTGCTGCAGAAAAACTAATCACATCGGCCGACAATCGTTTTTGGGCTAATTCAAAGGAAAGTTTGGTTCGGGTACTGTTTTCAAAAAAGATATTGGCAATGGTAATGTCTCGTAAAGAAGGAACTTTTTTAATCGGTCGATTGATAACTTCCTTAAAATGATCAGCAGTTTCAAATATTAAGTCAATATCATTTTTGTTAATGTATTTAATTCCTAATAAATGATTTACGCTTAATTCTTTCATTTTTCTTTACAATTATAATTTTATAAGGATTGACTTTCTATTTAATTGGTTATTAAATATACGCCGTCTTCTCCATCATTTTCTTTCCAACACACCTTTACTTTTTCGTTATTGATGGCATCTACCTGTCTTCCTCGGTAATCGGGCTGAATGGGTAAATTACGACTAAAACGTCTATCAATCAATACCAATAATTCAATCTCAGAAGGTCTTCCAAAGGACTGAATAGCTGTTAAAGCTGAACGAATACTTCGCCCTGTAAACAAGACGTCGTCAATAAAAATGACTTTTTTGTTTTCTACAATAAAATTGATGTTGGTTTTATTCGCTTCTAAAGGTTTTTCAGTTCTTCTAAAATCATCTCTGAAAAAAGTAATGTCCAAATAACCCAAAGTAATATCTAAAGTTTGGTATTCTGTTTCTAAAATTTCTTTTAAACGCTCTGCTAAAAAAACCCCTCTAGGTTGTATTCCAACTAAAATTGTATCCGAGAAATCTAAGTGTTTTTCAACCAATTGACAAGCCAAACGATGTAGTATGATAGTAACTTCTTTTGCAGTAAGTAATACTTTTTGACTCATGGTAAAGTGTTATGTTTGGTTTGCAAATATACAAATTCTGTTTAATGATTGATAATTAAAAATTACAGAAAAAAAGCCTTGAAAAATCAAGGCTTTTTAAATAGTAAAAATTAAGAATACATTTTAGTTCTTAATTCTTGAACTTTTTCATCGTCTAAATAATCGTCAAAAGTCATGTAACGGTCTATGGCTCCATTTGGAGTTAACTCCACTACTCTATTACCCACTGTTTGTGCAAATTCGTGGTCATGAGTTGTGAATATAACCGATCCTTTAAAGTTTTTTAACGAATTATTAAATGCTGTAATCGACTCCAAGTCCAAGTGATTCGTAGGCTCATCCAACATTAAAATATTCGCGCGTTCCATCATCATACGAGACAACATACAACGTACTTTTTCTCCTCCTGATAATACGCGACTAGTTTTTAAAGCTTCTTCTCCAGAGAAAATCATTTTCCCCAAGAAACCTCTAATAAACACTTCGTCTCTTTCTTCTTCAGTTTTTGCCCATTGGCGTAACCAATCTACTAAAGTCAAGTCGTTCTCAAAATACGAATGATTCTCAGCTGGCAAATACGCTTGGTTAGTTGTAATTCCCCAATCAAATGTTCCTGAATCAGCGTTCTGATTGCCATTCAAAATTTCGTAAAATGCAGTCGTAGCACGTGAATCTTTTGAGAAAAGAACAATTTTATCGCCTTTCGCCATATTCAAGTCCACTCCTTTGAACAAGGTTTCTCCATCTATAGAAGCACTCAAATTTTCAACATTCAGAATTTGGTCACCCGCTTCTCTATCTTGGTCAAAAATAATCGCTGGATAACGACGGCTTGAGGGTTTAATCTCAGAAATATTCAATTTAGAAATCATCTTTTTACGAGATGTAGCTTGTTTAGATTTAGCCACATTCGCAGAAAAACGACGAATAAATTCTTCCAATTCTTGTTTCTTTTCTTCCGCTTTTTTGTTTTGTTGTGCACGTTGTTTAGCCGCTAACTGACTTGATTCGTACCAAAAAGTATAGTTTCCTGAATAATGGTTAATTTTTCCAAAATCTATATCTGAAATATGCGTACAAACCGCATCTAAAAAGTGACGGTCATGCGATACAACAATTACTGTATTGTCATAATTTGCCAAGAAATTTTCTAACCAAGCAATGGTTTCAAAATCCAAATCATTGGTAGGCTCATCCATAATCAACACGTCAGGATTTCCAAAAAGGGCTTGTGCCAAAAGGACTCGTACCTTGATTTTTCCTTCTAAATCACCCATCATAGTATAATGATTGTCTTCAGAAATACCAAGATTAGATAACATCGACGCAGCATCCGAATCAGCATTCCAACCGTTCATCTCCTCAAATTGCACTTGCAACTCTCCTATTCTATCGGCATTAGAATCATTATAATCCAAGTACAATTCATCCATTTCTTTTTTAACGGCATACAACACTTTGTTTCCCATCATTACCGTTTCCAAAACAGTAAATTCGTCGAACATATTGTGGTTTTGGTTTAAAACCGACATACGTTTTCCTGGTTCCAAGTGAATATGACCTGAAGTAGGATCCATCTCACCCGAAATAATTTTTAAAAAAGTAGATTTTCCAGCACCATTGGCACCAATAACACCATAAATATTACCTTGAGTAAAAGTGGTATTGACCTCGTCGAATAAAATTCGTTTGCCAAACTGAACTGATAAATTATTAATTGATAACATGTCGTATATTTTTTTGCAAAAATAGCAAAAAACTAAATAGCTTTATTTTAAAATTAAATTACACAAGGATTTCATTTATATACTGAAACGAAATAACATCTTGAACATATCATTAGAAAAAAATCAATGATTTACATCAAAAACTATTTATTCTATAATTTTGAAAAGATTTATTATGAATTATTTTTTTTTGATTT from the Flavobacterium ammonificans genome contains:
- the pyrR gene encoding bifunctional pyr operon transcriptional regulator/uracil phosphoribosyltransferase PyrR, translating into MSQKVLLTAKEVTIILHRLACQLVEKHLDFSDTILVGIQPRGVFLAERLKEILETEYQTLDITLGYLDITFFRDDFRRTEKPLEANKTNINFIVENKKVIFIDDVLFTGRSIRSALTAIQSFGRPSEIELLVLIDRRFSRNLPIQPDYRGRQVDAINNEKVKVCWKENDGEDGVYLITN
- a CDS encoding ribonuclease Z; the encoded protein is MKVDQKGHTITIQDTQGDFASFLDKVSQSKTAFDTHNVIIDLSHNPSVTLADLKLLLPLAKQHKKLKKSFVVVAEGIDFNAVPAQLSVVPSNLEAHDIIEMEEIERDLGF
- a CDS encoding aspartate carbamoyltransferase catalytic subunit — its product is MKELSVNHLLGIKYINKNDIDLIFETADHFKEVINRPIKKVPSLRDITIANIFFENSTRTKLSFELAQKRLSADVISFSAAQSSVKKGETLIDTVNNILSMKVDMVVMRHANPGAAYFLSKNVKASIVNAGDGAHEHPTQALLDSYSIREKLGNVAGKKVVIVGDILHSRVALSNIYALQMQGAEVKVCGPKTLIPKYIESLGVTVESNLRKALEWCDVANMLRVQNERMDVNYFPSTREYAQQYGVDKNLLDSLNKEIVIMHPGPINRGVEITSDVADSQQSVILDQVENGVAIRMAVIYLLASKIQ
- a CDS encoding ABC-F family ATP-binding cassette domain-containing protein — protein: MLSINNLSVQFGKRILFDEVNTTFTQGNIYGVIGANGAGKSTFLKIISGEMDPTSGHIHLEPGKRMSVLNQNHNMFDEFTVLETVMMGNKVLYAVKKEMDELYLDYNDSNADRIGELQVQFEEMNGWNADSDAASMLSNLGISEDNHYTMMGDLEGKIKVRVLLAQALFGNPDVLIMDEPTNDLDFETIAWLENFLANYDNTVIVVSHDRHFLDAVCTHISDIDFGKINHYSGNYTFWYESSQLAAKQRAQQNKKAEEKKQELEEFIRRFSANVAKSKQATSRKKMISKLNISEIKPSSRRYPAIIFDQDREAGDQILNVENLSASIDGETLFKGVDLNMAKGDKIVLFSKDSRATTAFYEILNGNQNADSGTFDWGITTNQAYLPAENHSYFENDLTLVDWLRQWAKTEEERDEVFIRGFLGKMIFSGEEALKTSRVLSGGEKVRCMLSRMMMERANILMLDEPTNHLDLESITAFNNSLKNFKGSVIFTTHDHEFAQTVGNRVVELTPNGAIDRYMTFDDYLDDEKVQELRTKMYS